A region from the Rheinheimera mangrovi genome encodes:
- the mutM gene encoding bifunctional DNA-formamidopyrimidine glycosylase/DNA-(apurinic or apyrimidinic site) lyase, with protein sequence MPELPEVEVSRLGISPHLQQQRIEKVVVRQRQLRWLIPDEVLQISQQPVLDVTRRAKYLLIHLPEGELIIHLGMSGHLKVVPAVTPAGKHDHVDIYLSNGLVLRLNDTRRFGAVLWQPKDSVHTLMANLGPEPLLGDFHAAMLLAACQKRSSAIKLVLMDNHVVVGVGNIYANEALFQAGIHPKMPANQLTAAKAELLVQVVKQILAKAITQGGTTLKDFSQTDGKPGYFAQQLLVYGRGGEECFSCKTELKEIRLGQRSTVYCPACQGEH encoded by the coding sequence ATGCCAGAATTACCAGAAGTTGAAGTTTCCCGTTTAGGTATTAGTCCGCATTTGCAGCAACAGCGTATTGAGAAGGTGGTGGTGCGGCAACGCCAGTTGCGCTGGTTAATACCAGATGAAGTACTGCAGATTAGCCAGCAGCCGGTACTGGATGTGACAAGACGAGCTAAGTATCTGTTAATTCATTTGCCGGAAGGCGAGTTGATTATCCACTTGGGCATGTCAGGTCATCTGAAAGTGGTACCTGCAGTAACGCCAGCCGGAAAACATGACCATGTAGATATTTATCTGAGTAATGGCTTAGTGCTGAGATTAAACGACACCAGACGCTTCGGTGCCGTACTGTGGCAGCCGAAAGACAGTGTGCATACCCTGATGGCAAACTTAGGGCCTGAGCCTTTGCTCGGTGATTTCCACGCAGCTATGTTGCTGGCCGCTTGTCAAAAACGCAGTAGCGCCATCAAACTGGTGTTGATGGATAATCATGTGGTGGTTGGTGTGGGTAATATCTATGCCAATGAAGCTTTGTTTCAGGCTGGTATTCATCCAAAAATGCCAGCGAATCAACTGACCGCAGCAAAAGCTGAACTGCTGGTACAGGTGGTGAAACAAATTTTGGCTAAAGCCATCACTCAGGGCGGCACCACTTTAAAAGACTTCAGCCAAACTGATGGCAAGCCGGGCTATTTTGCCCAGCAACTTTTGGTTTATGGTCGTGGCGGTGAGGAATGTTTCAGCTGTAAGACTGAATTAAAAGAAATACGTTTAGGACAGCGCAGCACAGTGTATTGTCCGGCTTGTCAGGGCGAACACTAA
- the rpmG gene encoding 50S ribosomal protein L33 translates to MRDKIRLVSSAGTGFFYTTTKNKRTMPEKMEIKKFDPKVRKHVIFKEAKIK, encoded by the coding sequence ATGCGCGATAAAATTCGTTTAGTTTCTTCTGCTGGTACTGGCTTCTTCTATACAACTACGAAGAACAAACGCACCATGCCAGAAAAAATGGAAATCAAAAAGTTCGATCCTAAAGTGCGTAAGCACGTGATTTTCAAAGAAGCGAAAATCAAGTAA
- the rpmB gene encoding 50S ribosomal protein L28, producing the protein MSRVCQITGKGPMVGNRRSHANNATKRRFLPNLQTHRFWVESENRFVTLRISTRGMRIIDKNGIDTVLADLRAKGQKV; encoded by the coding sequence ATGTCTAGAGTGTGCCAAATCACTGGTAAGGGTCCGATGGTAGGTAACCGTCGTTCACACGCCAACAACGCAACTAAGCGCCGTTTCCTGCCTAACCTGCAAACTCACCGTTTCTGGGTTGAAAGCGAAAACCGTTTTGTGACTTTACGTATTTCTACTCGTGGTATGCGTATTATCGACAAAAATGGCATCGATACTGTTTTAGCCGATCTGCGTGCTAAAGGTCAGAAGGTTTAA
- the radC gene encoding RadC family protein — translation MSIKSWPEGERPREKLLAHGAEHLSDGELLAIFLRTGVAGMDAVELSRTLLHQFGGLRPLLAASQADFCKGHGLGQAKYVQLQAVMELSRRYLVQSMQRDTVFTEPALVKRYLQQSLASQKREVFMLLYLDSQHRLICAEPLFFGTIDASPVYPRIVVQSALAHNAAAVILAHNHPSGVAEPSRADRVITERLTQAMSLVDIKLLDHFVVGDAEVISFAERGWL, via the coding sequence ATGAGTATCAAAAGCTGGCCTGAAGGTGAAAGGCCAAGAGAAAAACTGCTGGCGCATGGCGCAGAACATCTATCTGACGGTGAATTGCTGGCTATTTTTTTACGTACTGGTGTGGCCGGAATGGATGCAGTGGAGTTGTCCCGCACTTTATTGCATCAGTTTGGTGGGCTTCGACCTTTGTTAGCAGCCAGTCAGGCTGACTTTTGCAAGGGGCACGGTTTAGGTCAGGCAAAATATGTGCAATTACAAGCGGTTATGGAGCTAAGCAGGCGCTATTTGGTGCAAAGCATGCAGCGGGATACTGTCTTTACCGAACCTGCTTTGGTGAAGCGTTATCTGCAACAAAGTTTAGCTTCGCAAAAACGCGAAGTTTTTATGTTGTTGTATTTAGACAGTCAACACCGGCTTATTTGCGCCGAGCCGTTATTTTTCGGCACTATTGATGCATCTCCTGTGTATCCGCGTATTGTAGTTCAGAGTGCTTTAGCGCATAATGCCGCCGCCGTTATTTTGGCTCACAATCATCCATCCGGAGTTGCAGAGCCGAGCCGTGCCGATCGGGTTATAACGGAACGCCTGACTCAAGCCATGTCTCTTGTCGACATTAAGTTGCTGGATCATTTTGTGGTAGGTGATGCAGAGGTTATTTCCTTTGCCGAACGCGGCTGGCTATAA